The window CCGGCCGGAAAAGGATTTCCTCGTAAGGACAAACCATCATCTCTCCGCAGAAATGAAGAAACTGGAGGTTGCACCTACCGCATGGTGGCGCCACAGTACGGCCAGATATATGAGGATCAACGAACTCATCATGGAGAAATACGGTAAACTCACTCTTGACGATGCCGTATCGATATTGAGCGATTTCATCGACCCGCGCGAAAACAGGAAACGCGTTGCCGGAGATATCGTAGCTTCTACAAACAACGCAATGTCGATAGTCCTTTCTCCCGGCGAGGACTCGATTTATATTGCAAACGGGTCTTTCCCCGTGTGCTTCTCAGAAAAATATATCGGGCTTAAACTGAGTGCGCTGTTTGAGGATGGCGCCGATACCGCTGAAGCCTGCGATCTCACGGGTGGACGTGGCAGATTGTCAGAGGAAGAGTCCCTTGCCCTTGAACACTATGAACAGGCCTGGACGGAACATCTGGACCGTTTCGACGATTCGCGGGCGGTTTTCCACCTGCGGCGGGCATCTGAAATACTGCCTGATGAACCGATATTCGACCGTGTGGCCGGTTTGTTTCTTTTAAAGATGCACCGGTTTGAGGACGCGCTTGCACACCTGAAGAAAAACGCCGATTATCCTTACCGTGATCCGAGGATGAAAGCGGAATCCATGCTCTGGCTTGCACGCTGCAATGATCTTCTGGGCCTGCGCGAAAAGGCCGTGCAGATTTACCGTCAGGCGCTCGATCAGAAAGACAGGGAAATCTCCTGTTCGGCTGAACGCGGCATACGCAAACCATACAGGAAAACCCATCTTCTAATGATGGATGTCGAGCCCATTATCGGAAACCCCATCGTCAAATATATGTAATCCCTTCAACCGAGCGCATCGCAAAACCCTCCAGGTATCAGATATTTACGGGCTGGTGCCTTTGGGGCAATGACACCGATACAGTCATTTGCTTCAAAATGAAGAGAGAAGGCTTCAGGTTTTGAAAATGACATTTCGATAAATTTCAAGATTCAAAACTTGTTTCTATTTGCTTTAATATTCATATTTTCATGAACGTCCCATTCTGGTCTCCTGTGTGTTCTAATACCTTTAAATTCTTGACTTGTTTTTTTTATGGTTTTATTTATGAACATATGTACAGGTTGAATAGCTGTCGGAGGCAAATATGAAAATCGTTGCAGATGCGTCGGCCATCATTGCAGTCATACTTAATGAGGCTGAAAAAGAGCATATAATAAGGCTGACTGAAAATGCTTCTATATATGCGCCTTTATCAGTACACTGGGAGATAGGCAATGCTTTCTCATCAATGCTTAAAAGAAAATTGATTGACATCAAAAAAACTGCCTATGCATTCGAGGAGTATAAGCAGATTCCTATCCATTATATTGATGTCGATCT of the Desulfomonilia bacterium genome contains:
- a CDS encoding type II toxin-antitoxin system VapC family toxin, with protein sequence MKIVADASAIIAVILNEAEKEHIIRLTENASIYAPLSVHWEIGNAFSSMLKRKLIDIKKTAYAFEEYKQIPIHYIDVDLVKSLKIADDLGIYAYDAYLLCCAKDNRMPLLSLDKKLIKAAASISISTLDIA